From Echinicola jeungdonensis, the proteins below share one genomic window:
- a CDS encoding radical SAM/SPASM domain-containing protein → MKTKAIVPPKLADPCNQDVKIKAQKVILGFKKEVVEFIIRLRILRIVLRHFKNPLKVLKILKTLDSNRRKISGPGRVNKFIKINGRYFWNLYIPGSNSLAFDRFFEGEINRISPILKKTNRFSNIFIAFTKKCPLKCEHCFEWDVINKKEKLRLNDIQTIIKKFQLKGVAQVQITGGEPMLRVDDIVEMVQSSHNVTDFWVLTSGFNLTYANAQKLKLAGLTGVVISLDHFDPDRHNMFRGYKNSYQWVEEAVKNSIDSNLVTALSICVTKSFVSESNLMRYAELAKKLGVSFVQVLEPKSLGHYSGKNVQLPPDQEKILEEFFLKMNFDKRFRDFPIITYHGYYQRRVGCFGAGNRHLYIDTDGDIHPCPFCPAKAGNALEDSLDYSLPVLQSKGCQLYNDTNIR, encoded by the coding sequence TATTCTTGGCTTTAAAAAAGAAGTTGTTGAGTTTATTATTCGTCTCAGAATTTTAAGAATTGTATTAAGGCACTTTAAAAATCCTCTCAAGGTCTTAAAAATTCTGAAAACGCTGGATAGCAACCGAAGAAAGATTTCCGGTCCTGGCAGGGTGAATAAATTCATAAAGATTAATGGGAGATATTTTTGGAATTTATATATCCCAGGGAGTAATTCCCTTGCTTTTGACCGGTTTTTTGAAGGGGAAATTAATAGGATTTCACCCATTCTGAAAAAAACAAACCGGTTTTCAAACATATTTATTGCGTTTACAAAAAAGTGTCCTTTAAAATGTGAGCACTGTTTTGAATGGGACGTGATTAATAAAAAAGAAAAATTGAGGCTCAATGATATTCAAACTATCATTAAAAAATTCCAGTTGAAAGGAGTAGCTCAAGTTCAAATTACCGGCGGTGAACCTATGTTGCGAGTTGATGACATTGTCGAAATGGTACAATCTTCCCATAATGTAACGGACTTTTGGGTTCTCACTTCCGGGTTTAATTTAACCTATGCCAATGCCCAAAAACTAAAACTCGCGGGCCTCACAGGTGTGGTCATTAGTCTGGACCATTTTGATCCGGATCGACATAATATGTTTCGTGGATACAAAAATTCATACCAATGGGTTGAAGAGGCAGTGAAAAACTCCATTGATTCAAACCTTGTCACGGCACTTTCTATTTGTGTCACAAAATCATTTGTGAGTGAATCAAACCTTATGAGGTATGCAGAACTTGCAAAAAAATTAGGGGTTTCATTTGTTCAGGTTCTTGAACCGAAGTCATTAGGCCATTATTCTGGAAAAAATGTACAACTGCCCCCAGATCAAGAAAAAATATTAGAAGAATTTTTTTTAAAGATGAATTTTGATAAAAGGTTTAGGGATTTCCCCATCATCACTTATCATGGATATTATCAAAGAAGAGTTGGATGTTTTGGTGCAGGAAACAGACATTTATATATCGATACAGATGGGGATATTCACCCTTGCCCTTTTTGTCCTGCGAAAGCTGGAAATGCCCTTGAAGACTCCCTGGATTATTCGCTACCGGTATTGCAGTCGAAAGGATGCCAGTTATATAATGATACTAATATTAGATAG
- a CDS encoding ABC transporter ATP-binding protein — protein METMTDKKIVIQTENVAKTYRESKIPVQALKDVDLIVEEGEFTTIVGPSGSGKTTLLNIIGGLDRPTQGTVIIGGTDISRLKESELIDFRLHHIGFVFQQYNLIPVLTAKENVEFIMLLQKRSTQEMKERAMQLLREVGLEEKANVRPSELSGGQQQRIAVIRALASRPKFILADEPTANLDSASAGNLLDMMARMNREEGMTFIFSTHDQRVIDKARRVVTLEDGRIKHDEVRP, from the coding sequence ATGGAAACAATGACCGATAAAAAGATCGTAATACAGACTGAAAATGTGGCCAAAACTTACCGTGAATCAAAAATTCCTGTTCAGGCATTAAAAGATGTTGACCTTATTGTTGAAGAAGGTGAATTTACAACAATCGTTGGGCCGTCAGGTTCAGGAAAAACTACGCTTTTAAATATTATTGGTGGTTTAGATAGGCCCACCCAAGGAACCGTCATCATTGGCGGCACGGATATTTCGCGTTTGAAAGAATCCGAACTAATAGATTTTAGACTTCATCATATTGGCTTTGTTTTCCAACAGTACAACTTAATTCCGGTGCTTACTGCCAAAGAGAATGTGGAGTTTATTATGCTTCTTCAGAAACGGTCAACCCAAGAAATGAAAGAAAGAGCCATGCAGCTACTTCGGGAAGTGGGACTTGAGGAAAAGGCCAACGTACGTCCCTCAGAATTGTCAGGAGGGCAGCAACAAAGGATTGCCGTAATCCGCGCATTGGCCTCCAGGCCTAAGTTTATCCTTGCTGATGAACCCACCGCCAATCTTGACTCAGCATCCGCGGGAAACTTGTTGGATATGATGGCCCGGATGAATCGGGAAGAGGGCATGACCTTTATTTTCTCCACCCACGATCAGCGTGTAATCGACAAAGCAAGAAGGGTGGTAACTTTGGAAGATGGAAGGATCAAACATGATGAAGTACGTCCCTAG